One Myxococcaceae bacterium JPH2 genomic window carries:
- a CDS encoding elongation factor G, with translation MASNVPIEKIRNIGISAHIDSGKTTLSERILFYTGKIHEIHEVRGKDGVGAVMDSMDLEREKGITIQSAATYAMWGDFNINLIDTPGHVDFTIEVERALRVLDGAILVLCSVSGVQSQSITVDRQMKRYRVPRIAFINKMDRAGANYDRVAAQLKEKLHHHPVKLQMPIGAEDRFHGLVDLIKMKAFYFDGESGETVREEEIPADLLEEAKERRQQMIEGVADVDDGLGELFLSDSPISEEQLVAAIRRATIALKMTPVMCGSAYKNKGVQLLLNAICGFLPNPKEATNEALDQKNNEAKVILESDPSKPFVGLAFKLEDGRYGQLTYMRIYQGKVAKGDFIVNQSNQKKVKVPRIVRMHASQMNDVNEASAGDIVALFGIECASGDTFTDGAVNYTMTSMHVPDAVISLAVAPKDRGALANFSKALNRFTKEDPTFRVHRDEESGQTIIRGMGELHLEIYIERMKREYGCEVQAGKPQVAYRETISQKGEFFYTHKKQTGGSGQFARVCGYVEPLPADAVQQYEFVDDIVGGSIPREFIPACDKGFQEAVKKGSLIGFPVVGIRVVINDGAFHAVDSSEMAFKTAAIMGFREGYAAAKPIILEPMMKVEVSAPEDFQGSVVGQLNQRRGTILSTETDQGYVTAVAEVPLNTMFGYSTDLRSATQGKGEFTMEFAKYTPVPRNESEALMAAYKEKLAAEAAARK, from the coding sequence GTGGCCTCCAACGTACCCATCGAGAAGATTCGTAACATCGGTATCTCCGCCCACATCGACTCGGGCAAGACGACCCTCTCCGAGCGCATCTTGTTCTATACGGGCAAGATCCACGAGATCCATGAGGTTCGTGGCAAGGACGGCGTGGGCGCCGTGATGGACTCGATGGACCTGGAGCGTGAGAAGGGCATCACGATCCAGTCCGCCGCCACGTACGCGATGTGGGGCGACTTCAACATCAACCTCATCGACACCCCGGGACACGTGGACTTCACCATCGAGGTGGAGCGCGCGCTCCGCGTTCTCGATGGCGCCATCCTGGTGCTCTGCTCCGTGTCCGGTGTGCAGTCGCAGTCCATCACCGTGGACCGGCAGATGAAGCGCTACCGCGTTCCGCGCATCGCGTTCATCAACAAGATGGACCGCGCTGGCGCGAACTATGACCGCGTGGCCGCGCAGCTGAAGGAGAAGCTGCACCACCACCCCGTCAAGCTGCAGATGCCCATCGGCGCCGAGGACCGCTTCCACGGCCTGGTCGACCTCATCAAGATGAAGGCGTTCTACTTCGACGGCGAGAGCGGCGAGACCGTTCGCGAGGAAGAGATTCCCGCCGACCTGCTCGAGGAGGCCAAGGAGCGCCGCCAGCAGATGATCGAGGGCGTCGCCGACGTGGATGACGGCCTGGGCGAGCTGTTCCTGTCCGACTCCCCCATCAGCGAGGAGCAGCTGGTGGCGGCCATCCGCCGGGCCACCATCGCCCTGAAGATGACGCCGGTCATGTGTGGCTCGGCCTACAAGAACAAGGGCGTCCAGCTCTTGCTCAACGCCATCTGTGGCTTCCTCCCGAACCCGAAGGAGGCGACCAACGAGGCGCTGGACCAGAAGAACAACGAGGCGAAGGTCATCCTCGAGTCCGACCCGAGCAAGCCGTTCGTCGGTCTGGCGTTCAAGCTGGAAGATGGTCGCTACGGGCAGCTGACGTACATGCGCATCTACCAGGGCAAGGTCGCGAAGGGTGACTTCATCGTCAACCAGAGCAACCAGAAGAAGGTCAAGGTTCCGCGCATCGTCCGCATGCACGCGAGCCAGATGAACGACGTCAACGAGGCCTCGGCCGGCGACATCGTCGCGCTGTTCGGCATCGAGTGCGCCTCGGGCGACACGTTCACGGATGGCGCCGTGAACTACACGATGACGTCCATGCACGTTCCGGACGCCGTCATCTCGCTCGCCGTGGCCCCCAAGGACCGTGGCGCGCTGGCCAACTTCTCCAAGGCGCTCAACCGGTTCACCAAGGAGGACCCCACCTTCCGCGTGCACCGCGATGAGGAGTCCGGGCAGACCATCATCCGCGGCATGGGTGAGCTGCACCTGGAGATCTACATCGAGCGCATGAAGCGCGAGTACGGCTGCGAGGTCCAGGCCGGTAAGCCGCAGGTGGCGTACCGCGAGACCATCAGCCAGAAGGGCGAGTTCTTCTACACGCACAAGAAGCAGACGGGCGGCTCCGGCCAGTTCGCGCGCGTGTGCGGCTACGTGGAGCCCCTGCCGGCGGACGCGGTGCAGCAGTACGAGTTCGTGGACGACATCGTGGGCGGTTCCATCCCCCGCGAGTTCATCCCGGCGTGCGACAAGGGCTTCCAGGAGGCCGTGAAGAAGGGCAGCCTCATCGGCTTCCCCGTCGTGGGCATCCGCGTCGTCATCAACGACGGTGCGTTCCACGCGGTGGACTCGTCCGAAATGGCGTTCAAGACGGCCGCCATCATGGGCTTCCGCGAGGGCTACGCCGCCGCCAAGCCCATCATCCTCGAGCCGATGATGAAGGTGGAGGTCTCCGCTCCCGAGGACTTCCAGGGCTCCGTGGTCGGTCAGCTCAACCAGCGCCGTGGCACCATCCTCTCCACGGAGACGGACCAGGGCTACGTGACGGCCGTGGCCGAGGTGCCGCTGAACACCATGTTCGGCTACTCCACGGACCTGCGCTCCGCCACCCAGGGCAAGGGCGAGTTCACGATGGAGTTCGCCAAGTACACGCCGGTCCCGCGCAACGAGTCCGAGGCCCTGATGGCCGCGTACAAGGAGAAGCTGGCGGCCGAGGCGGCGGCCCGCAAGTAG
- a CDS encoding ABC-F family ATP-binding cassette domain-containing protein codes for MTLLRAANVQLSFGSRTVFQGLTLTLEEGERVGLVGVNGSGKSSLMKILAGAARPDTGELQLRRGARVTYLPQEPVFEPGATVASELSVSQAPLKEALATQAELTRRLEAAPPEAHEKLLEQLSAVSDRIEQLGGWDTEHHAKTLLDRLGVREWDLPVAQLSGGLRKRVAIARALLTRPDLLLLDEPTNHLDADTVDWLEDELDKLPGSLLLVTHDRYFLDDLVDRIVEIQPGGGVTSYPGNYAAYVEQKLVAQQNAEVAQHKRERWISQEVAWLRKGVEARRTKSKARIERAQKLMAEKGFQRPKVAELRVVAAPRLGHTVIEAEGLQKSFGERKVLDDVSLLLQRGERVGLVGPNGVGKTTFLRVLLGELPPDGGKLVIGKNTKVAYYDQQRTQLDPEQTVYEAASQGEEWVELGDEKIALRDYLDDLLFPVPMQRMKVGALSGGERNRLLLARLFIEGANVLVLDEPTNDLDIVTLNVLERLLLGFQGSTLLVTHDRYFLDKVATSILSFEGSGRVVRYEGNYEMYKRLKEQAAPAGASPATKPAPKKEEPVAAAPAAKQARKPGKLSYKDQRELDGMEATIEAAEQRKAGLEAQLADPAVYSNGAKVAEVNQALETAATEVDRLYARWQELQDLASGAA; via the coding sequence GTGACGCTGCTTCGCGCCGCCAATGTCCAGCTCAGCTTCGGCAGCCGCACCGTCTTCCAGGGCCTCACGCTCACGCTCGAGGAGGGCGAGCGGGTGGGACTGGTGGGCGTCAACGGCTCGGGCAAGTCCTCGCTGATGAAGATCCTGGCGGGCGCGGCCCGTCCGGACACGGGCGAGCTGCAGCTTCGGCGCGGCGCCCGCGTCACCTACCTGCCCCAGGAGCCCGTGTTCGAGCCGGGCGCCACCGTGGCCTCCGAGCTGTCCGTGTCCCAGGCCCCGCTCAAGGAGGCCCTGGCCACGCAGGCCGAGCTCACCCGCCGCCTGGAGGCCGCGCCCCCCGAGGCCCACGAGAAGCTCCTGGAGCAGCTCTCCGCGGTGAGCGACCGCATCGAGCAGCTCGGAGGCTGGGACACCGAGCACCACGCGAAGACGCTGTTGGATCGGCTGGGCGTGCGCGAGTGGGACCTGCCGGTGGCGCAGCTCTCCGGAGGCCTGCGCAAGCGCGTGGCCATTGCCCGCGCGCTGCTGACGCGGCCGGACCTGCTGCTGTTGGACGAGCCCACCAACCACCTGGACGCGGACACGGTGGACTGGCTGGAGGACGAGCTGGACAAGCTGCCCGGCTCGCTGCTGCTCGTCACCCACGACCGCTACTTCCTCGACGACCTGGTGGACCGCATCGTGGAGATCCAACCGGGCGGGGGCGTGACGTCCTACCCCGGCAACTACGCGGCCTACGTGGAGCAGAAGCTGGTGGCGCAGCAGAACGCCGAGGTCGCCCAGCACAAGCGCGAGCGGTGGATCTCCCAGGAAGTGGCGTGGCTGCGCAAAGGCGTGGAGGCGCGGCGCACCAAGAGCAAGGCCCGCATCGAGCGCGCCCAGAAGCTGATGGCCGAGAAGGGCTTCCAGCGCCCCAAGGTGGCCGAGCTGCGCGTGGTGGCCGCGCCCCGGCTGGGCCACACCGTCATCGAGGCCGAGGGGCTCCAGAAGTCCTTTGGCGAGCGCAAGGTGCTGGACGACGTCAGCCTGCTGCTCCAGCGCGGCGAGCGCGTGGGCCTGGTGGGGCCCAACGGCGTGGGCAAGACGACGTTCCTGCGCGTGCTGCTGGGAGAGCTGCCTCCGGACGGCGGCAAGCTCGTCATCGGGAAGAACACGAAGGTCGCCTACTACGATCAGCAGCGCACCCAGCTCGACCCCGAGCAGACGGTGTACGAGGCCGCCTCGCAGGGCGAGGAGTGGGTGGAGCTGGGCGACGAGAAGATCGCCCTGCGCGACTACCTGGACGACCTGCTCTTCCCGGTGCCCATGCAGCGCATGAAGGTGGGCGCGCTGTCCGGCGGTGAGCGCAACCGGCTGCTGCTGGCGCGCCTGTTCATCGAGGGCGCCAACGTGCTGGTGCTGGACGAGCCCACCAACGACCTGGACATCGTCACCCTCAACGTCCTGGAGCGGCTGCTGCTGGGCTTCCAGGGCAGCACGCTGCTCGTCACGCACGACCGGTACTTCCTCGACAAGGTGGCCACGTCCATCCTGTCCTTCGAGGGCAGCGGCCGCGTCGTCCGGTACGAGGGCAACTACGAGATGTACAAGCGGCTGAAGGAGCAGGCCGCGCCCGCGGGCGCCTCCCCCGCCACCAAGCCCGCGCCGAAGAAAGAGGAGCCCGTCGCGGCGGCCCCGGCGGCGAAGCAGGCACGCAAGCCGGGCAAGCTGTCCTACAAGGACCAGCGCGAACTGGACGGCATGGAGGCCACCATCGAAGCGGCTGAGCAGCGCAAGGCCGGACTGGAGGCCCAGCTCGCCGACCCCGCCGTCTACAGCAACGGCGCCAAGGTGGCCGAGGTGAACCAGGCGCTGGAGACGGCCGCCACCGAGGTCGACCGCCTCTACGCCCGCTGGCAGGAGCTGCAGGACCTGGCGAGCGGCGCCGCGTAG